A portion of the Bubalus kerabau isolate K-KA32 ecotype Philippines breed swamp buffalo chromosome 1, PCC_UOA_SB_1v2, whole genome shotgun sequence genome contains these proteins:
- the LOC129657866 gene encoding olfactory receptor 49-like: MTVRETERTVGVKNESTVQEFVLEAFPAAQHLGSLLFLAHLLAYLASVVGNTVIILITWADHRLQTPMYVLLSTFSFCECCFITTVIPKLLSIFLSGRQTIPFPACLTQAYFSFFLGAGIFFLMAVMSLDRYLAICKPLHYASIMNLRVSFLLISLCYSLSFILITCLMLKVSQLSFCGPNIISHFFCDLGSLIHLSCSDTSSVETYFFFVTSFVILLSLIVTITAYSNIVVTILRLPSAKERQKAFSTCSSHLIVLSLMYGSCVFIYLKPKQVNRLDSNKEAALVNTVVTPVLNPVIYTLRNKQVHQVLRDTLSRVRLQK; this comes from the coding sequence ATGACagtcagagaaacagagagaactGTGGGGGTGAAAAATGAGTCCACCGTCCAGGAGTTCGTTCTGGAGGCGTTTCCTGCCGCCCAGCACTTGGGGAGCCTCCTCTTTCTGGCACACCTGCTCGCATACCTGGCCTCTGTCGTGGGAAACACGGTCATAATCCTCATCACCTGGGCTGACCATCGCCTCCAGACACCAATGTATGTTTTGCTGAGCACTTTCTCCTTCTGCGAATGCTGTTTCATCACCACAGTCATTCCTAAACTGCTGTCCATCTTCCTTTCAGGAAGACAAACAATTCCCTTTCCTGCTTGCCTCACACAAgcctatttctcttttttccttggagcagggattttctttctcatggcAGTGATGTCGTTGGATCGATACctggccatctgcaagcctctGCACTATGCATCCATCATGAACCTGAGGGTTAGTTTCCTACTGATTTCCTTGTGCTATTCTTTGTCCTTCATCTTAATCACTTGTCTGATGCTCAAAGTTTCCCAGTTATCATTCTGTGGCCCCAATATCATCTCTCATTTCTTCTGTGACCTTGGCTCCTTAATTCACCTCTCCTGCTCCGACACCAGCTCTGTTGAAACGTATTTCTTCTTTGTTACTTCGTTTGTCATTCTGCTATCCCTCATTGTAACCATCACTGCCTACAGCAACATAGTGGTCACAATCCTGCGACTCCCATCAGCCAAGGAGCGACAGAAAGCtttctccacctgctcctctcACCTCATTGTCCTCTCCCTGATGTATGGCAGCTGTGTGTTTATTTACCTGAAACCGAAGCAGGTGAACAGGCTGGACTCCAACAAGGAGGCTGCCCTTGTGAACACGGTGGTGACCCCAGTGCTGAACCCTGTCATCTACACCCTGAGGAACAAGCAGGTCCACCAGGTTCTGAGGGACACGCTGTCCAGGGTGAGGTTGCAGAAGTAG